In Glycine max cultivar Williams 82 chromosome 4, Glycine_max_v4.0, whole genome shotgun sequence, the genomic stretch ATGAAATTACAAAGCTTCGTCAACTGTTTTGGGAGTGGAATTTGCATTGGAGTTGGTGGAGAAATTTGGAAGCTAGGAAGATATATAGCAGTGTCCTTTTTCTCTGTTAAATCAACTTATAACTTAGTGATGAACCATATAGCTAGGTTAGCGTGTAAATAATAGTGAACAGAGGTTTTTAATCATCTTTGGAATTGTAAAGTCCCTCTGAAAATCGCTTGGCTTTTTTATGGCGCTGCTTATGAGAATGTAAATCATTTGTTTTCCTCCGGCCTGTTCGGTACGTTTCTCAACAAAATTGGTTTTATGTCTATATACTTTATTGGAAATGTCTACGAttcttcatattatttataGCATATGGCTCTATCCTTAATTAGGCAAGATGTTCTAGAACTTCTACCATATTATCTGGCACTCAGTAACGTGGTCAATTTGGTTGATGCTcaactaaattttgttttaacatgGTCATATGCTGAACATCTAGGATCTTATCAAAGTTAATTAGGTCTTACTCATGGGTTATTCATGGCAACGAAGGAGTATTgttattgattttcaatttgGTTTATTAGCCTTATAAACTACATTTCCCATTATATTTATTAGAGTCCTTATGCATAATTAATTATGCATATGGTTTATTTTAAGTATCCCTTGTATCCATCTAAATAATTTTCTCTTACAACAACAAAAGTTCATCAACCATTTAGCTCAAGTTTTCTTATATGTTAAGCCGTAACTCGTTAATCAATTTAGCATAATTCATTATTTTGATCACTAGCCTTTTTAAAGGATTTATTTCAAGCGCCATAAGGTAACTGATCAATTCGTATAGAGATATGTTTCtgtagtaattaataaaaaacaataatgactttcacattttcttttattttttatatgtaggaATGAAAGAGAAATACTAAAAAGTTTATCATGTCtcctgttttttttaatcaactgaGTCATACTCTATTTGTTATGACGTTCAAGTTtgacaaatagaaaaaaagtttgACATTAGCAAAAGTCTATAGTTGATTTTTCATAACTGTTcagtataataaaaaatgaagtatttttttacttttgagtttaattttgtttcattttttattttaaaaattgaagcttttattatttttaaactttatcttatagtagtatttattaaattgaaaGAAAGATAGCGCGCTAATATATGACAATTTGGTTAAatacaactttattttttataagggagactatttttctttatgcaAGGGATTGCTCCCTGTAATCTTTCTTCTTattaatgaagtaaaaaaaatatcttaacgATAATATTGAAACaggtattttgttttaaataatctTTTTCACCTGCTCACTGATGCGCACCTCTGTTTATCCCTAGCCTCAAgtaaaattgttgtttttacaAGTATGTTATCATTTTTCCCGTCACCGGGATATTCACTATTTTTATTCTCCTTTTTCGCTTTGTGGTTACGTTTCACAGGGATATCAAGTTCACCCACATATATATCATGCTTAAAGTTCTCATGCTTGAAAATGCTGGTGATAACTCAAATAATTGTAGTTGTAGTTAATGATGATGGATTTGTGTCTATGATAGATttggaataaaaatattagggAGTAATTTTTTGAGGTTTCTAACAGCGAGAAAAATAAATcactaaaatcaattttcatgtcatcatttaaccaaaaaatttaacaggaatcaagaatcaaatgaaaaaataatttagaaatcaAGACTAATCAACATTTAgttgaaagattaaaaataaaaactttaaataattgggactaaaaatatgttattctaaaaaaataaaaacttaaatatgtttttattttcttaaatttatgttatttgttattttggtccttcaaatttaaatttatttttttggtgtcaatttaaaaaaaaaaaaaaatagtcccttGTGATAATTGAGTTTTTGCGgttaattgtataatttataaccttttttttagCACATATGGGactaacaataatattttttaaaattaaaaactaaaaaaatcaaatttaaattttggagacaaaatcaAAAGTGAACTCAATTTGAGTAAcaaaagccaaaaataaaaaacacagcTAAGAAAATTTCAACATTTCGTTTCTACaacaaaacataattacataaaaGGATATTGACAATAAGTTGTATGACATTGGAGATTCTTATCTCATTCatacttttgaaaagaaaaatgagaaatgCCTTTCCACTGGCTATGACAAAGATGAGAAATCCATTTATATGTTGAAAGAAAGGGGAAATGAGTCTTCACTTCCATTTCACAAATACACAAAAATGCTAGTAGTGCAAACACTCAAAGCCCGATCATCATTTCTTTCTTATGAGTTTACAATCACAAATCCcatcaaagtttaaaataatattcatctCTTCCAACATGAGCAATCCTTCAGATGAGAAGGAGCAGTGTCAAAAGAAGAGGAAATCCACCATATGTGAAGCCTCCAACTTTAAGACATCAaggagaagattcttcagcaacaAAAATGAAGAGGATATGAACAAGGGAGTTTCAACAACACTGAAGCTTTACGATGACCCTTGGAAGATCAAGAAGACGCTAACCGATAGCGATTTGGGAATCCTAAGTAGACTCTCGCTGGCTGCAGATTTGGTGAAGAAGCAAATTTTGCCTATGTTGGGTGCAGATCATGCAAGAGCTGCAGAAACTGAAGAAGGGACCCCAGTTAGAGTTTGGGACATGGACACCAAATCCATGCACCAGCTCGTTCTAAAGCGATGGTCTTCATCCAAGAGCTATGTTCTTATTGGAAAGTGGAACCAAGATTTCGTGAGAAGAAGAGATCTCAAGAAAGGGGATGAGATCGGATTTCATTGGGATCCGTATAATTGCGTTTTCAATTTCTGTGTCCTTAAACGAGCTATGCCAGAGAATTAATCTGTGTTAGCTTTATTCTACTTTCAAATCATTGAGGAAAGCAATGGCCAATATATTATGCCTATATGTAACATACAATAATGTTATTGCAATAGCATGTACTtcaaactaattatttaatacCAAGTTTCCATATTGTGGTATCTTATGAAATCCTCCTATTTTCGTGTTTTCGTTTTTCCCATGTCATTGTTTATTTCGTTTCTATAAATTAAACCTATATAGGTCTAGCATGAGATCTATGCACGGTTCAAACCTTAATTGTTAATCTATATCTAGTGGATTTGTTTGATGAGGTTGTTTTAATTCCTACTtctgttattatatataattgtacCATGGATATAGTAGTAGACTGATTATTGCACTACTTCCTGGTTGAAGGCGAGGGCACTGCATTCATCATTCATATAATTGATGTAAAATTATGCAACCCTTTATTCGAGTACTTACCATAAAATGTATAATCTTTGAAACTCATAACTGGATTACTAGTCATCATGAGTTGATAGGTTTTTGTAATACAGTTTTAGATCGGATGTACACGCGCACAAATACATCCttcttaattaaatcaaaattaacacTTTAGATGTTGTAAGGGATGACACTAATTATATTGTTCAGATagggtttctttttttctcttagaTGTCATTTCATGTGAAATAACAAATGTGATCCTTGGTTATAAACTCATTTTCAAGTATAATTTCAGCAAAGTTTCTAGCTTATATAGTTCTACTAACATGTTTTTGAGTGTAAACTATCTACATGAAACATGCATTGAGACCTAGCTTTGAAAATTAATGGGACATCAAGGATATGATGAGGGGCTATATGCATCTCTAACCTAAAGGCAATGatgaatttctttaattattattaattattacttggataagtaaaaaaattaattaagggaTAAAACAAGATATACTACACTTAGCTGGAATATTGAATTTCATATGCTTATCATTGAACATTGATCATAAATTATCTATATTTACTATTGTTGAATAAATTAAAGGAATGTTATTTTGGATACCAAGTTTGGATTTCtttataataacaatttattttctccATTATCATTGAATCCTCCCAAAGTTCAAGATTTTACTCAGTTAATTAGTTCTATCACACTTCTGCAGGAAAATTTTCCCTTCATCACTTGTTGAATGGATAATGATCTCTTTTATGCTAATATAATTCGATAACTGTATAGTTTAACTATCGAAGTTAACCTAAATCTATACCCTATTATAGTTAAgtcttcattttacaatttaTGTTGGTTATTATAGTTTTCCCatatactttcatttttcatcgAAATTATTTGATGCAATTAGTTTACCACTTGATGATCATAACATTTTATTAATCAATACATAGGTCTCACccagagaagaaaaaataaactttaattataacattACTTCTCTTTTAAGAAGGAAAAAGTTGTTTTTTGTCCATCATCTTTTTTGGCATGTCATGGTGTGGCCTAGTTGGATTATGAATAACGAAATTATGTTTCTCAGTGTTCTTTCgactttttttttagaagacCAAAAGtagatatatattataaaaatatgaatgacCAAAAAGTAAGATACAAGTAGTATCCGACAATCAGCCAGAGTACAAGTAATAAACTAAAGCATAAAAAGTCTTCTATTACATATATGCTCCCTGCTTATAGTTTATATAAACCCTCCCAACCCCTGCTATGCATAAGTGTTCTTTCGACTTGTGTTTTTAACTTGATAAAGGTCAGATTGTAGATGTGTTTTAATAATAAGATGGGAgtgctcattttttttaacagttgtattgattatatagtttttctttgTTGAAATGTTCTAATGAGAATCTTATATTTGTACtgtatttatcaataattttttcctaataaatttttttaattattccttATATTATCTTAGGGAtcttaatacttttattttattaggctCGTTTGGATGTTGTATATGTACATGAAAACCTCTcattaagaatttatttttctcatcccTTATGCAGGTAAAACTATATATTTCCCTGTGTTGTTTACAATGGTTTGCGCGTAGTCAAATTGATCATGTCTTTATGGTAGATTCAATAATGGTTTGCCCGTAATCAAGTTGGCCGaatcttaatattatatttttcattatgataaattcaaatatttttgtcTCGCACAAGtctctaatattttttctattttgtttgcGGTCTATAAAACaatatcaaaatcattttatttcacttttcaaaaaaatatctgaACACATTtggagactaaaaataaaattaaaatttattaggaataaaaatattattaaaaatcaaaaataaaatttaaaaatttatcatgaatgaaaaacatatttaagttatatttattattgatcCTTCACAAATTTGTTTTAGCACAAAAAATGACATTCTTTTGACCCGCCCAAGAATATCTACTGTAGAATCTTGACACATTTTTTTGTTCTATATATCttcttatttcaatttttatatagaATTCATTCTAGTTGGACCAACAACCATTTTGTTTTGGCTAAGTTGTTGTTTTGATCCAAAAtgcattttctaattttagaaGTGATGGTTCAAAAGTCTTGTTAGACGAATGAATTCATTATCTATAACGTTTGTCTAAACCATatggataaaattattattttcatataagttGACAAAATTACTTTTCGCTACTGAAACATTACTTGATTGCCATTTCCTTTTGTAAGTAGATATTAGCTCATTCTcgataaatttataattgtgcAATGTTTTCATTTGAAATGGTGTTGTAAAGTGGCTCAAGCCTCTTGTGTCAATGTGTCAACGCCTTCCTTATATATCCTGGCATCTCGTTCTTAAAATAATGGTCTAGATGGTGAACGTAGTCTCCTCTACACTTTTTCCTACCAATCTAATCCTTGGTGATATGATTCCATGCACGTATACACCACATGTGATTATTTTTGGCGATGAACTTCTTGTTTCCAATTATCACTAGCTTAAGATTTACACCAAAAGACATCCTTAGTCTCAAACCAATAGTTTCACAGTTCTGGATGTACCTAGAAAAAGCTCCCAAAAGACAACGGTTCTTCACCACTCCTTGAATGGTCCCAAACCTGATTGGTTACCAAGTTGTAAAGAAAACGACAGCCACACTCAACATGCATTTTCACGATAAAATGTGCTCCC encodes the following:
- the E1LA gene encoding B3 domain-containing protein At2g33720 is translated as MSLQSQIPSKFKIIFISSNMSNPSDEKEQCQKKRKSTICEASNFKTSRRRFFSNKNEEDMNKGVSTTLKLYDDPWKIKKTLTDSDLGILSRLSLAADLVKKQILPMLGADHARAAETEEGTPVRVWDMDTKSMHQLVLKRWSSSKSYVLIGKWNQDFVRRRDLKKGDEIGFHWDPYNCVFNFCVLKRAMPEN